One Amorphoplanes digitatis genomic window carries:
- a CDS encoding citrate synthase 2, translated as MLTVPPGLAGVVAFSTEIAEPDRDGGALRYRGIDIEKLVGRVSYADIWGLLVDGDFGAPLPAEEPVTLTVRSGDIRADVQAAIATMAPKWGLSPIIDIDDAQARADLARTSATLLGLVAKGARGTDLPAVPESRVDEATSIVERFMIRWRGEPDPRHVSAIDRYWISAAEHGMNASTFTARVVASTGADVPASVSAAVGAMSGPLHGGAPSRALHMVEAVERSGDARAYVKQLLDSGQRLMGFGHAIYRAEDPRARLLRAAAKELGAPRYEVAKALEDAALAELRERKPDRVLETNVEFWAAIILDFAEVPAPLFTSMFTCARTAGWSSHILEQKRLGKIIRPSAEYVGGTDLEPTDVPGWEDALKRNAGRAYL; from the coding sequence ATGCTGACCGTTCCCCCTGGCCTGGCCGGCGTCGTTGCGTTCTCCACAGAGATCGCGGAGCCCGATCGTGACGGTGGCGCCCTGCGCTATCGCGGTATCGACATCGAGAAGCTCGTCGGCCGGGTGTCCTATGCCGACATCTGGGGCCTGCTCGTGGACGGGGACTTCGGCGCCCCGCTGCCGGCCGAGGAGCCCGTCACCCTGACCGTGCGCTCGGGCGACATCCGCGCCGACGTACAGGCCGCCATCGCCACCATGGCACCGAAGTGGGGCCTCAGCCCGATCATCGACATCGACGACGCGCAGGCCCGCGCCGACCTGGCGCGCACCTCCGCGACGCTGCTCGGGCTGGTCGCGAAGGGCGCGCGCGGCACCGACCTGCCGGCCGTGCCGGAGAGCCGGGTGGACGAGGCGACGAGCATCGTCGAGCGCTTCATGATCCGCTGGCGCGGCGAGCCCGACCCGCGGCACGTGAGCGCGATCGACCGCTACTGGATCTCGGCCGCCGAGCACGGCATGAACGCGTCCACCTTCACCGCGCGGGTCGTGGCCAGCACCGGCGCGGACGTACCCGCGTCCGTTTCGGCGGCGGTCGGCGCGATGTCCGGGCCGCTGCACGGCGGCGCGCCGTCGCGGGCCCTGCACATGGTCGAGGCCGTCGAGCGCTCCGGCGACGCGCGGGCGTACGTGAAGCAGCTCCTCGACAGCGGCCAGCGCCTGATGGGCTTCGGTCACGCGATCTACCGTGCCGAGGACCCGCGGGCCCGGCTGCTGCGCGCGGCCGCCAAGGAGCTGGGCGCGCCGCGCTACGAGGTCGCGAAGGCGCTGGAGGACGCGGCGCTTGCCGAGCTGCGCGAGCGCAAGCCGGACCGGGTGCTGGAGACCAACGTCGAGTTCTGGGCGGCGATCATCCTGGACTTCGCCGAGGTACCCGCCCCGCTGTTCACGTCGATGTTCACCTGCGCCCGGACGGCCGGCTGGAGCAGCCACATCCTCGAGCAGAAGCGCCTCGGCAAGATCATCCGCCCGTCGGCCGAGTACGTCGGCGGCACCGACCTCGAGCCGACCGACGTACCGGGCTGGGAGGACGCCCTCAAGCGCAACGCGGGCCGCGCCTACCTCTAG
- a CDS encoding methyl-accepting chemotaxis protein codes for MAGVAIAGMLVTGIMSLIGISGLKTTRTDELNRAVPYITALHDAELAAKAAANDERGFLIAGDKSFAAEALGRKETVDERLAAARALGTPAEQATIDEIKAGTDAWFAALDAEFKSYAANPKAAIDASFGANRDLRKAYEGQLAAETDRADAALLAGEEFDATVQKTRTTVIVAMCVAFLLSVLLALWVARMIITPLRRVSAVLDAVADGDLSKDPEVDQKDELGGMARSLRQAIANLRTTITDLAAHSQNLNTAAGALASTSRDSAASAATGARQANTVAESAAVMSSNVQTVAAGAEEMGASIREISQSATQAVGVAARAVEVTATTTTVMSKLGESSAEIGNVIKVITAIAEQTNLLALNATIEAARAGEMGKGFAVVASEVKDLAQETARATEDIGKRVAAIQSDTQGAVEAIDEISGIIGRISEYQTTIASAVEEQTVTTNEMSRSVTEAADAGGRVAETITEVAASVQQTTVGVTEATRAAGQLAEMSDDLRAIVNRFRLEPAG; via the coding sequence GTGGCCGGTGTCGCCATTGCGGGCATGCTCGTCACCGGGATCATGAGCCTCATCGGCATCTCCGGCCTCAAGACCACCCGCACGGACGAGCTCAACCGCGCCGTTCCGTACATCACCGCGCTGCACGACGCCGAGCTCGCGGCCAAGGCCGCCGCGAACGACGAGCGGGGATTCCTGATCGCGGGCGACAAGTCGTTCGCGGCCGAGGCCCTCGGGCGCAAGGAGACCGTCGACGAGCGCCTCGCCGCCGCGCGCGCACTCGGCACCCCCGCCGAGCAGGCCACCATCGACGAGATCAAGGCGGGGACCGACGCCTGGTTCGCCGCGCTCGACGCCGAGTTCAAGAGCTACGCGGCGAACCCGAAGGCGGCCATCGACGCCTCCTTCGGCGCGAACCGCGACCTGCGCAAGGCCTACGAGGGGCAGCTCGCCGCCGAGACCGACCGGGCCGACGCGGCCCTGCTCGCGGGCGAGGAGTTCGACGCGACGGTGCAGAAGACGCGGACCACGGTGATCGTGGCCATGTGCGTCGCCTTCCTGCTCTCGGTGCTGCTCGCGCTCTGGGTGGCCCGGATGATCATCACGCCGCTGCGGCGGGTGTCGGCGGTGCTGGACGCCGTCGCCGACGGCGACCTCTCCAAGGATCCCGAGGTGGATCAGAAGGACGAGCTCGGCGGCATGGCCCGCTCGCTGCGGCAGGCCATCGCGAACCTGCGGACGACCATCACGGACCTGGCCGCGCACTCGCAGAACCTGAACACCGCGGCCGGCGCGCTGGCCTCGACCAGCCGGGACAGCGCGGCGAGCGCCGCGACCGGCGCCCGGCAGGCGAACACCGTCGCCGAGTCCGCCGCGGTGATGTCGTCGAACGTGCAGACGGTGGCCGCCGGCGCCGAGGAGATGGGCGCCTCCATCCGCGAGATCAGCCAGAGCGCCACCCAGGCGGTCGGCGTCGCCGCCCGGGCCGTCGAGGTCACCGCCACGACGACCACGGTGATGTCCAAGCTCGGCGAGTCGTCCGCCGAGATCGGCAACGTCATCAAGGTGATCACCGCGATCGCCGAGCAGACCAACCTGCTAGCCCTCAACGCCACCATCGAGGCCGCCCGGGCCGGCGAGATGGGCAAGGGTTTCGCCGTGGTGGCCAGCGAGGTCAAGGACCTGGCACAGGAGACCGCCCGGGCGACCGAGGACATCGGTAAGCGGGTCGCCGCCATCCAGTCCGACACGCAGGGGGCGGTCGAGGCGATCGACGAGATCAGCGGGATCATCGGCCGGATCAGCGAGTACCAGACCACCATCGCGTCCGCGGTCGAGGAGCAGACGGTGACCACCAACGAGATGAGCCGCAGCGTCACCGAGGCCGCCGACGCCGGCGGCCGGGTGGCCGAGACGATCACCGAGGTGGCCGCCTCCGTGCAGCAGACGACGGTCGGCGTCACGGAGGCGACCCGGGCCGCCGGACAACTCGCGGAGATGTCCGACGACCTGCGCGCGATCGTCAACCGCTTCCGGCTGGAGCCGGCGGGCTAG